A genomic segment from Nodularia sphaerocarpa UHCC 0038 encodes:
- a CDS encoding response regulator, translated as MREIIQAPLLLAGFRILVVDDDDDSRFYITTVLAADGANVTTVESAAAALEILPQLQPDICICDIAMPDEDGYSLIRKIRALTKDRGGQVPAVALTAYADSENRIRALEAGFQIHLAKPVDPEELVITIANLANFVNSNQPFKS; from the coding sequence ATGAGAGAAATTATCCAAGCTCCTCTGCTTCTTGCTGGCTTCAGGATTCTTGTTGTGGATGATGATGATGATAGTCGGTTTTATATTACGACAGTTTTGGCGGCAGATGGTGCCAATGTGACAACAGTTGAATCAGCCGCCGCCGCACTGGAAATTTTACCCCAGTTGCAGCCTGACATCTGTATCTGTGATATTGCTATGCCTGATGAAGATGGCTACAGTTTAATTCGCAAAATCCGGGCGTTAACAAAAGATAGAGGTGGACAAGTACCAGCAGTGGCTTTAACAGCTTATGCTGATTCAGAGAATCGTATCCGGGCTTTGGAGGCTGGGTTTCAAATTCATCTAGCTAAACCCGTTGATCCCGAAGAATTAGTGATTACAATCGCAAATTTGGCAAATT
- a CDS encoding sensor histidine kinase, which produces MSNNDITNLVQRDLSNCNKEPIHIPGLIQPHGVLFVLKEPDLTILQVSDNTLNLLGLPPEELLNKILSNFLELDQINLLRNSLNQDDSLIVNPIELTIKLDNKPIYFDAILHRSDGNLILELEPTTLEKTNGFFQFYHLVKVAMTKLQSASSLAEISEIIVKKVKKITGFDRVMLYRFDEDWHGTVIAEEKPEYLAPYLGLHYPASDIPTQARKLYIQNWLRLIPNLDYQPAAILPTNNPVTEKPLDLSRSVLRSVSPLHVEYMHNMGVSASMSISIIKNGNLWGLIACHHQSPKYIPYEIRHACEFLGQIASLEMAAKEDSEDVEYKMQVKSCHSKLVEYMSLEDNFIDGLINNQPNLLNLVNAEGAAVCYHGDYFTVGKTPKKKDIEDLVVWMHQNHQEEVFYTDSLSQVYPQAEKLRDVASGLMAISISKSQKNYVLWFRPEVVQTVDWGGNPNKPVEVKQNGSIHLSPRKSFELWQETVLLKSLPWKSYQVNAALELRSAIIGMVLRKADELAQLNIELERSNNELDAFAYIASHDLKEPLRGIHNYSNFLIEDYGEIINEEGKNKLKTLIRLTQRMEDLIDSLLHFSRLGRVDLSMQETDLNSIVNRSLDLLSARVDDMKVDIQIPRPLPTVYCDRIQLGEVFNNLIANAIKYNDKAEKCIEIGYIDEPPLPMTFYVRDNGIGIRDKHFDAIFRIFKRLHGPSKYGGGTGAGLTIAKKIVERHGGKIWVDSTYGEGSTFYFTLQGVD; this is translated from the coding sequence GTGAGTAATAACGATATCACCAACCTTGTACAAAGAGACCTCAGCAACTGTAATAAAGAGCCAATTCATATTCCTGGCTTGATTCAGCCTCATGGAGTGCTATTTGTCCTCAAAGAACCAGATTTAACTATTCTGCAAGTCAGCGATAATACATTAAATTTATTAGGTTTGCCACCTGAAGAATTACTAAATAAAATTTTAAGCAATTTCCTCGAATTAGACCAAATTAATTTACTAAGAAATTCTTTAAATCAAGACGATTCACTCATCGTTAATCCTATTGAATTAACAATTAAATTAGACAATAAACCCATATATTTTGATGCAATTCTTCACCGTTCTGATGGAAATTTAATTTTAGAATTAGAGCCGACTACTTTAGAAAAAACTAATGGGTTTTTTCAATTTTACCATTTAGTCAAAGTAGCAATGACCAAGCTGCAATCTGCATCTAGTTTAGCAGAAATTAGTGAAATTATTGTCAAAAAAGTTAAAAAAATTACTGGTTTTGATAGAGTCATGCTTTATCGATTTGATGAAGATTGGCATGGTACAGTGATTGCTGAAGAAAAACCAGAATATTTAGCACCTTATTTAGGTTTGCATTATCCGGCTTCGGACATTCCCACACAAGCGAGAAAACTCTACATCCAAAATTGGCTGAGACTGATCCCAAATCTAGACTATCAGCCTGCGGCAATTTTGCCAACGAATAATCCTGTGACTGAGAAACCTTTAGATTTAAGCCGGTCAGTGTTACGCAGTGTTTCGCCCTTACACGTTGAGTATATGCACAATATGGGCGTAAGTGCATCGATGTCAATTTCCATTATCAAAAATGGCAACCTGTGGGGACTAATTGCTTGTCATCATCAATCACCTAAATATATTCCCTATGAAATTCGTCACGCCTGTGAATTTTTAGGGCAAATCGCATCTTTAGAAATGGCGGCTAAAGAAGATAGTGAAGATGTGGAATATAAGATGCAGGTGAAATCTTGCCATTCCAAGTTAGTGGAGTATATGTCATTAGAAGATAACTTCATTGACGGTTTAATTAACAATCAGCCAAATCTCCTGAATCTGGTGAATGCTGAAGGAGCAGCAGTATGTTATCATGGCGACTATTTCACAGTTGGTAAGACTCCTAAAAAAAAGGATATTGAAGATTTAGTGGTATGGATGCATCAAAACCACCAAGAAGAAGTTTTTTACACTGATTCCCTCTCTCAAGTTTACCCACAAGCAGAAAAACTACGGGATGTTGCTAGCGGTTTGATGGCAATTTCCATTTCCAAAAGTCAAAAAAACTATGTTTTGTGGTTTCGCCCAGAAGTAGTGCAAACTGTAGATTGGGGCGGTAATCCCAATAAACCTGTGGAAGTGAAACAAAATGGCAGCATTCATTTATCACCCCGCAAATCCTTTGAATTATGGCAAGAAACTGTCCTATTAAAATCGCTTCCCTGGAAATCCTATCAAGTAAATGCAGCCCTGGAGTTGAGAAGTGCAATTATTGGTATGGTGTTGCGAAAAGCGGACGAACTCGCACAGTTGAATATTGAATTAGAACGCAGTAATAATGAATTAGATGCCTTTGCTTATATTGCTTCTCATGATTTAAAAGAACCATTGCGTGGGATTCACAATTATTCTAATTTCTTGATAGAAGATTACGGTGAAATCATCAATGAAGAAGGTAAGAACAAATTAAAAACCTTGATTCGCCTTACCCAGCGCATGGAGGATTTAATTGATTCACTGCTGCATTTTTCTCGTTTGGGGAGAGTGGATCTTTCCATGCAAGAAACAGACCTTAATAGTATAGTAAATCGCAGTTTGGATTTATTGAGCGCCCGCGTTGACGACATGAAGGTAGATATTCAAATTCCCCGACCGCTACCAACAGTTTATTGCGATCGCATCCAATTAGGAGAAGTTTTTAATAATTTAATTGCCAACGCCATTAAATACAACGATAAAGCCGAGAAATGCATTGAAATTGGCTATATAGATGAACCACCATTACCAATGACATTTTACGTGCGAGATAATGGTATAGGTATTCGAGATAAACACTTTGATGCAATATTTCGGATTTTCAAAAGACTACATGGTCCAAGCAAATATGGCGGAGGAACTGGGGCGGGTTTGACTATCGCCAAAAAAATAGTAGAACGACATGGCGGTAAAATTTGGGTAGATTCAACCTACGGCGAAGGTAGTACCTTTTATTTCACATTACAGGGAGTTGATTAA
- a CDS encoding response regulator, whose translation MIGNFAKPLLVIEDSDEDFEALSRIIKKEAVVNPVFRCTDGEEALDFLYHTGTYNDSQKFPRPSLILLDLNLPGTDGREVLEQIKQDKNLKYIPVVVFTTSSNPKDIEICYQYSVASYMLKPIDINRLVETIQTFITYWLDIVILPDAVNN comes from the coding sequence ATGATTGGTAATTTTGCTAAACCTTTATTAGTCATTGAAGATAGCGACGAAGACTTTGAAGCCTTGAGTCGAATCATCAAAAAAGAAGCTGTTGTTAATCCGGTATTTCGCTGTACCGATGGCGAGGAGGCGCTAGACTTTCTTTATCACACCGGGACTTACAATGATAGCCAAAAATTTCCTCGTCCCTCGCTGATTTTGCTGGATTTAAATTTACCGGGAACTGATGGGCGAGAAGTTTTAGAACAAATCAAACAGGATAAAAACTTAAAATATATCCCTGTAGTTGTCTTTACTACGTCATCGAATCCTAAAGATATTGAGATATGTTACCAATATTCCGTTGCTAGTTATATGTTGAAACCAATTGATATTAATAGATTGGTGGAAACTATTCAAACTTTCATCACTTATTGGTTAGATATCGTAATCCTCCCTGATGCTGTTAACAATTAG
- a CDS encoding PAS domain-containing protein — MAQPLTVLIVDDSPEDRLAYRRYLLQDQEYSYTILEEESGEGGLTLCQQFQPDAILLDFLLPDLDGLEFLAELKQQSQKSIPAVIMLTGYGNEAVAVQAMKSGVQDYLVKGQTTGEYLRSTIHSAIKNVQLSQELQHSEERFRTSVENMLDCFGIFSAVRDEKGEIVDFRVDYLNAAASEFSQICSGKQGKYLCQILLNMRENCFFNECCQVVKTGTPLIKESLLCTCFNHKQESNKVIDIRITKMGDGFVAAWRDVTAKKQAEAKLRESQQFVERIADTTPGILYVYDLIEQHNIYTNSQVINLLGYSVIEIQDMGSKFLSSLMHPEDWGRFVEHLQLIHVADDGEVLELEYRMRHASGEWLWFFSRDTVFNRNFDGSPRQIVGTAFDITARKQAEEQLRLSNERFELAAAAVNCLIYDRDLQKNTVSRTEGLTRILGYSLEETDPSADWWLEKVHSEDREIVENLFTDFLGCQNYYTIEYRMRHKDQHYRDVLDQGIIVRDRDDQVVRTVGSVTDISKRKQAETALRESEERYRYLSNAIPQLVWICNIQGEYEYVNQRWCDFTGQKIEEAMGVGWTKVIHPDDIQLAIDSWTNALQTGEAYEQEMRYRQFDGSYRWHLARGVPIKNEQGGIIRWFGTSTDIDHRKQLEAERDQLLQREQAARGAAEKANQTKDEFVAMVSHDLRSPLNAILGWAKLLRTRQLDADTVTNALETIERNAQSQAKLLEDLLNMSRILRGQLQLEIRPVNLVSIVKASVETAYPSAHAKGIHLASIIDESIPPIVGDSNRLLQVLGNLLSNAIKFTPSEGRVEVQLAKSDDSQILIEVSDTGLGIKPEFLPHVFDRYRQADCTSTHSGLGLGLAIARHLVQLHGGTIQAHSQGEGLGSTFTIKLPL, encoded by the coding sequence ATGGCGCAACCGCTAACTGTTTTAATTGTCGATGATTCTCCTGAAGATCGCCTAGCTTATCGTCGCTATCTGCTGCAAGATCAAGAATACAGTTACACAATTCTCGAAGAAGAATCGGGAGAAGGAGGATTGACATTATGTCAACAGTTTCAACCTGATGCTATTTTATTAGATTTCTTACTGCCAGATTTGGATGGTTTGGAATTTCTGGCGGAATTAAAACAGCAATCACAGAAAAGCATTCCAGCCGTGATTATGTTAACTGGTTATGGTAACGAAGCTGTAGCAGTACAAGCAATGAAAAGCGGTGTCCAAGACTATTTAGTTAAAGGACAAACCACTGGGGAGTATTTGCGCTCAACTATTCACTCGGCAATTAAAAATGTTCAATTAAGTCAAGAATTACAACACAGCGAGGAACGTTTTCGCACCTCTGTGGAGAATATGCTGGATTGTTTTGGCATTTTTTCGGCTGTGCGTGACGAGAAGGGCGAAATCGTCGATTTTCGTGTTGATTATCTGAACGCGGCAGCAAGTGAATTTAGCCAGATTTGTTCAGGAAAACAGGGTAAATATCTCTGTCAAATCCTCCTGAATATGCGAGAAAATTGCTTTTTTAATGAATGTTGCCAAGTTGTAAAAACGGGTACGCCTTTAATTAAAGAATCCCTCCTTTGTACTTGTTTTAATCACAAGCAGGAATCAAACAAAGTAATTGATATTCGCATTACCAAAATGGGCGATGGCTTTGTTGCTGCTTGGCGAGATGTCACCGCCAAAAAACAGGCGGAAGCAAAATTACGAGAGAGTCAGCAGTTCGTCGAACGTATTGCTGATACCACCCCAGGAATTTTGTATGTTTATGATTTGATAGAACAGCATAATATCTATACCAATAGTCAGGTTATTAACTTACTTGGTTATAGTGTCATAGAAATTCAAGATATGGGTAGTAAGTTTCTCTCATCTTTAATGCATCCTGAAGATTGGGGGCGATTTGTTGAACATCTGCAATTAATTCATGTCGCTGATGATGGGGAAGTTCTGGAATTGGAATATCGGATGCGACACGCCAGTGGTGAATGGCTGTGGTTTTTTAGTCGGGATACTGTTTTTAATCGAAATTTTGACGGTTCGCCGCGTCAGATTGTGGGTACTGCTTTTGATATTACGGCGCGGAAGCAAGCAGAGGAACAGCTACGTTTAAGTAATGAGCGTTTTGAACTAGCAGCAGCAGCAGTTAATTGTCTAATTTATGATCGGGATTTGCAAAAGAATACGGTGAGTAGAACTGAGGGTTTAACCCGGATTTTGGGCTATTCTTTAGAAGAAACTGATCCTAGTGCTGATTGGTGGCTAGAGAAGGTTCATTCTGAAGATAGAGAAATAGTAGAGAATCTATTTACAGATTTTCTTGGCTGTCAAAATTACTATACGATTGAGTATAGGATGCGTCATAAAGACCAACATTATCGGGATGTATTAGATCAAGGAATCATTGTTCGAGATCGTGATGATCAGGTAGTGCGGACAGTGGGTAGTGTGACTGACATTAGCAAACGCAAACAGGCTGAAACAGCTTTGCGCGAAAGTGAGGAACGTTACCGTTATTTATCCAATGCCATACCACAACTCGTCTGGATTTGCAATATTCAAGGTGAATACGAGTATGTGAATCAACGATGGTGTGACTTCACCGGGCAGAAGATTGAAGAGGCGATGGGGGTAGGCTGGACAAAAGTTATACATCCAGATGATATTCAATTAGCTATCGATTCATGGACGAACGCTTTGCAGACAGGAGAAGCTTATGAACAGGAAATGCGATATAGACAATTTGACGGTAGTTATCGTTGGCATTTAGCCAGGGGTGTGCCAATTAAGAATGAGCAAGGAGGGATTATCAGGTGGTTTGGTACAAGCACTGATATCGACCATCGCAAGCAATTGGAAGCGGAACGGGATCAACTGTTGCAGCGAGAACAAGCGGCGCGTGGTGCAGCCGAAAAAGCGAATCAAACTAAAGATGAGTTTGTAGCTATGGTATCTCATGATTTGCGATCGCCACTCAATGCCATTCTCGGTTGGGCAAAATTACTGCGGACTCGTCAACTCGATGCAGATACCGTTACCAATGCCTTAGAAACCATTGAACGCAATGCTCAATCTCAGGCAAAACTCTTAGAAGACTTGTTAAATATGTCACGCATTCTTCGGGGTCAGTTGCAGTTGGAAATCCGCCCAGTTAATCTGGTGAGTATTGTCAAAGCATCTGTGGAGACTGCTTACCCCTCGGCTCATGCTAAGGGCATTCATTTAGCATCGATCATTGATGAATCCATTCCCCCCATTGTCGGTGATAGCAACCGTTTGCTACAAGTTTTAGGTAATTTACTCTCCAACGCGATCAAGTTTACCCCATCCGAGGGAAGAGTGGAAGTGCAACTAGCAAAAAGTGATGATTCCCAAATTCTCATCGAAGTCAGTGACACAGGTTTGGGGATTAAACCGGAATTTCTCCCTCACGTGTTTGACAGATATCGTCAGGCTGATTGTACTTCTACACACAGTGGTTTAGGTCTGGGTTTGGCGATCGCTCGTCATTTAGTACAATTACACGGAGGTACTATTCAAGCCCATAGCCAGGGCGAAGGACTAGGATCTACTTTTACTATTAAGTTACCTTTGTAA
- a CDS encoding 4-Cys prefix domain-containing protein, with product MSLCINPACPQPYHPDNQDRFCKSCGSPLELLGRYRVITLLSDKNGFSKVYAADEQNTPKILKVLNEELSNDAQAVELFCQEASLLEHLNHPEIPRFAGYFQYQTRNGLLLHCMVMEKIDQPHLDVWLKQQHNFVSQAQAVNWLKQFIPANLFTHSQINVNLPASAKHSEKVPLFALLTALFVSLGLLGLTALATHSPKFTTLATSAQSPQRKGTIDYFPYEEGMDSQGKIAKFNIAVLSVEYKWLTGSNFQIQYNDQIISLEILKLKLEQQGIQQIMAEPREIIAVGMANCGDNQAVQQRKALERAQQVQRLAKSLFRNTPSVQGYRLLNLGQFQESNCQENQDLTAYQKSVIIIGVKPESEGVIIDEALRDRLENKPFADFKLKDYSLGSVKDFITIPSQ from the coding sequence ATGAGCCTTTGTATTAATCCAGCTTGTCCTCAACCCTATCACCCAGATAATCAAGACCGTTTTTGTAAAAGTTGTGGTTCCCCATTGGAATTGCTCGGACGCTATCGGGTCATAACTCTGTTGAGTGACAAAAATGGTTTTAGCAAAGTATATGCAGCTGATGAACAAAATACACCAAAAATCCTGAAGGTACTCAATGAAGAGTTATCAAATGACGCTCAAGCAGTAGAACTGTTTTGCCAAGAAGCATCACTTTTAGAACATCTAAATCATCCCGAAATTCCCAGATTTGCCGGCTATTTCCAGTATCAAACTAGAAATGGTTTGCTTCTGCATTGCATGGTTATGGAAAAAATTGACCAGCCTCACTTAGATGTGTGGCTAAAGCAGCAGCATAACTTCGTTTCCCAAGCACAAGCTGTAAACTGGTTAAAACAATTCATACCTGCAAATCTCTTCACTCATTCTCAAATTAATGTAAATTTGCCAGCATCAGCAAAGCATTCAGAAAAAGTACCTTTATTCGCTTTACTTACAGCCTTGTTTGTGTCTTTAGGTTTACTCGGTTTAACAGCTTTAGCCACACATTCACCCAAATTTACTACTTTAGCAACATCAGCACAATCACCACAAAGAAAAGGTACGATTGATTACTTTCCTTATGAGGAAGGAATGGATAGTCAAGGTAAAATTGCCAAGTTTAATATCGCTGTTTTATCAGTTGAATATAAATGGCTGACTGGGAGTAATTTTCAAATTCAATATAATGATCAAATTATTAGTCTTGAGATTTTAAAGCTCAAACTAGAACAACAAGGTATTCAGCAAATAATGGCAGAACCTAGGGAAATTATTGCTGTAGGTATGGCGAATTGTGGAGATAACCAAGCAGTTCAACAACGCAAAGCTTTAGAACGCGCTCAACAAGTGCAACGTTTAGCAAAAAGTTTATTTAGGAATACACCCAGTGTTCAAGGATATCGCTTATTAAATCTTGGGCAATTTCAAGAAAGTAATTGTCAAGAAAATCAGGATTTAACTGCATACCAAAAAAGTGTAATTATTATTGGCGTTAAACCAGAATCAGAAGGTGTAATTATCGATGAAGCTTTACGGGATAGGCTAGAAAATAAACCTTTTGCTGATTTTAAATTAAAGGATTATTCTTTAGGTTCAGTGAAAGATTTTATCACTATACCTAGTCAGTAA
- a CDS encoding alpha/beta fold hydrolase, with amino-acid sequence MPLRQILSKPDIEFSYLEWNQGEEPLLLLHGLADNAFVWSGLADDLAADYHIVAPDMRGHGESSKPEDDYTFESAIADLEALMDHLGWSSAHVVSHSWTGKLAAIWARKNPARLRSMILVDPIFIWKMPSLLRLTFPLLYRYLSFLKGMGPFASYAEAEAQARQLKQYEGWNTIQQQVFQAGIEEKPDGSWGSKFTIAARDRIFEDVMCVPGFIEPVHTPALFVQPEKGLNRQNWQIKPYKTHLKNFRLCQVPGNHWPFLTEPEAFNRTVAAFLAECK; translated from the coding sequence ATGCCTTTACGTCAAATTTTATCGAAACCTGATATCGAATTTTCTTATTTAGAGTGGAACCAAGGTGAAGAACCTTTGCTACTTTTACACGGTTTAGCGGATAACGCCTTCGTTTGGTCTGGTTTGGCAGATGACCTAGCGGCAGATTATCACATAGTTGCGCCTGATATGCGTGGTCATGGTGAAAGTAGTAAGCCAGAAGATGATTATACCTTTGAAAGTGCGATCGCTGACCTGGAAGCCCTCATGGATCATCTGGGATGGTCTTCTGCTCACGTTGTCAGTCACTCCTGGACGGGGAAATTAGCCGCTATCTGGGCGAGAAAAAATCCCGCACGTTTACGCAGTATGATTCTGGTTGACCCGATTTTTATTTGGAAAATGCCCAGTTTATTGCGGTTAACTTTTCCTCTGTTATACCGTTATTTATCTTTTCTCAAAGGTATGGGGCCTTTTGCTAGCTACGCAGAAGCCGAAGCCCAAGCGCGTCAGTTAAAGCAATATGAGGGATGGAATACCATACAACAGCAAGTATTTCAAGCCGGAATTGAGGAAAAGCCTGATGGGAGTTGGGGTAGTAAATTTACTATAGCAGCGCGCGATCGCATTTTTGAAGACGTGATGTGTGTACCCGGTTTTATTGAGCCTGTTCATACCCCGGCGCTGTTCGTACAGCCAGAAAAAGGTCTGAACCGTCAAAATTGGCAAATCAAACCTTACAAAACCCACCTGAAAAATTTCCGTTTATGCCAAGTTCCGGGAAATCATTGGCCATTTTTGACTGAACCTGAAGCATTTAACCGGACTGTAGCAGCATTCTTAGCAGAATGTAAATAA
- the glgX gene encoding glycogen debranching protein GlgX, producing MYLSLWPGKPYPLGATWDGKGTNFALFSENATKVELCLFDQQERETRLTLTEISNFTWHCYVPSIVPGQRYGFRVHGPFNPQEGHRFNPNKLLIDPYAKALDGEIGFGEEIFGYRWDDPQEDLGFSELDDAHLVPKAVVVDESFDWEGDELLQIPWHETVIYETHVKGFTKLHREIPANLRGTYAGLAHPASISHLQSLGVTAVELMPVHHYLAHPRHLVDTGLRNYWGYDSICYLAPYHGYSANSGHGEQVKEFKQMVKALHKAGMEVILDVVYNHTGEGNNLGPTLSLRGIDNKSYYRLIDGNARYYMDFTGCGNSLNVRHPQVLKLIMDSLRYWVLEMHVDGFRFDLASALARELYAVDRLAAFFDIIHQDPVLAEVKLIAEPWDVGEGGYQVGEFPLLWSEWNGRYRDTVRDFWRGEDSSLAEFAYRFTGSSDLYQLNGRNPSASINFITAHDGFTLNDLVSYNHKHNEANEENSRDGENHNRSWNCGAEGETNDPVIRKLRKQQRRNFLATLMLSQGVPMLVMGDEMGRSQGGNNNAYCQDNEVAWLDWDLPEENEALLDFTRQLIDFRRKHPSFRRRKWFQGRAIHGSGVHDIGWFNPDGTQMTEEQWNKGFTKAIGIFMNGEEIATPGPRGERIMDDSFLWFFNAHHEMLEFAIPKGLQSWEWLTIIDTTKPRFLQHGKRYIDDKPILVEGRSLVVLQRLGQVLFEDKQ from the coding sequence ATGTATCTCTCTCTCTGGCCTGGTAAACCCTATCCTCTAGGAGCAACCTGGGATGGTAAAGGCACTAACTTTGCTCTATTTTCCGAAAACGCTACAAAAGTTGAATTGTGCCTGTTTGACCAGCAAGAGCGAGAAACCAGACTAACTCTCACAGAAATTAGTAATTTTACTTGGCATTGCTACGTTCCTTCTATCGTCCCTGGTCAGCGATATGGATTTAGGGTACACGGTCCCTTTAACCCCCAAGAAGGGCATCGCTTTAACCCCAACAAGCTGCTGATAGACCCCTACGCCAAAGCACTGGACGGCGAAATTGGGTTTGGGGAAGAAATTTTTGGCTATCGTTGGGATGATCCTCAAGAAGATTTGGGATTTTCGGAACTGGATGACGCGCACCTTGTACCAAAAGCAGTGGTAGTGGATGAGTCCTTTGATTGGGAAGGGGATGAACTGCTGCAAATACCTTGGCACGAAACGGTAATTTATGAAACCCACGTCAAAGGTTTTACCAAGCTGCACAGAGAAATTCCTGCCAACCTACGAGGAACCTATGCTGGACTAGCTCATCCCGCCAGTATTTCTCATCTCCAGTCTCTGGGTGTGACAGCTGTAGAATTGATGCCCGTCCATCATTATTTAGCACATCCGCGACACTTAGTCGATACAGGGCTGAGAAATTATTGGGGTTATGACTCTATCTGCTATCTGGCTCCATACCACGGCTACAGTGCCAATTCTGGTCATGGAGAGCAGGTAAAAGAATTTAAGCAGATGGTTAAGGCACTACACAAAGCCGGAATGGAGGTGATTTTAGATGTAGTTTACAACCATACAGGGGAAGGAAATAATTTAGGGCCGACCTTATCTCTGCGGGGTATAGATAATAAGTCTTACTATCGCTTAATAGATGGTAACGCTCGTTATTATATGGACTTCACCGGCTGCGGTAATTCTTTGAATGTCCGCCATCCCCAGGTGCTGAAATTAATTATGGATAGTCTGCGCTACTGGGTGCTGGAAATGCACGTTGATGGTTTCCGTTTTGACTTAGCTTCGGCTCTGGCGCGGGAACTCTACGCAGTTGACCGGCTGGCAGCTTTCTTTGATATTATTCACCAAGATCCGGTTTTAGCTGAGGTGAAATTGATTGCTGAACCTTGGGATGTGGGTGAAGGTGGCTATCAAGTGGGAGAATTTCCTCTGCTGTGGTCGGAATGGAATGGTAGGTATAGGGATACGGTGCGGGACTTTTGGCGCGGGGAAGATAGTAGTTTGGCAGAGTTTGCCTATCGATTTACGGGTAGTTCTGACTTGTATCAGTTAAATGGACGCAATCCGAGCGCTAGTATTAACTTTATCACAGCCCATGATGGTTTTACTCTCAATGATTTAGTGAGTTACAACCACAAGCATAATGAGGCGAATGAGGAAAACAGTCGGGATGGGGAAAATCATAATCGCTCTTGGAACTGTGGCGCAGAAGGGGAAACGAATGATCCGGTCATCCGCAAGTTACGGAAACAGCAACGGCGAAACTTTTTGGCTACTTTAATGCTTTCCCAAGGTGTCCCGATGCTGGTGATGGGTGACGAAATGGGGCGGAGTCAAGGGGGAAATAATAACGCCTATTGTCAAGATAATGAAGTTGCTTGGTTAGATTGGGATTTACCAGAAGAAAATGAAGCGCTGTTAGATTTCACTCGTCAGCTGATTGATTTTCGCCGCAAGCATCCAAGTTTCCGCAGACGCAAGTGGTTCCAAGGTAGAGCTATCCACGGTTCTGGGGTACATGATATTGGTTGGTTCAATCCCGATGGAACGCAGATGACCGAAGAACAGTGGAATAAAGGTTTTACTAAGGCGATTGGGATTTTTATGAATGGTGAAGAAATAGCGACTCCTGGACCACGGGGGGAACGAATTATGGATGATTCTTTCTTGTGGTTTTTTAATGCTCACCATGAAATGTTGGAGTTCGCTATTCCCAAAGGGTTACAGAGTTGGGAGTGGCTGACTATTATTGATACAACTAAGCCACGCTTTTTACAACATGGCAAACGTTATATTGATGATAAACCAATTTTAGTGGAGGGGCGATCGCTTGTGGTTTTACAGCGTTTGGGTCAAGTTTTATTTGAGGATAAACAATAA
- a CDS encoding HAD family hydrolase, producing the protein MLSSYRAVIFDMDGLLFDTESIARWAWKQALKDHGYIMSDDLYMEFVGRDLSWREKLLKKIYGDNLPFESVTVQRIAIGDERELREGLPMKPGVLDLLYGLSDLGVKIALATGTARTRAIRRLTNAGINQYFPTIVTSEDVAAGKPAPDIFLEASRRLNINPVQCVVFEDSVVGVEAAFQAGMCAIMVPDIEAPSAEIRRLAYRVLDSLEQTRELLAELFGEPIKY; encoded by the coding sequence GTGTTATCAAGTTACCGAGCCGTAATTTTTGATATGGATGGTTTGCTTTTTGATACGGAAAGTATTGCGCGATGGGCTTGGAAACAAGCTCTCAAAGATCATGGCTATATCATGAGCGATGATTTATATATGGAGTTTGTCGGGCGAGATTTGTCATGGCGGGAAAAGTTACTCAAAAAAATCTACGGGGACAATCTCCCTTTTGAGTCTGTGACAGTGCAACGCATCGCAATTGGTGATGAGCGAGAATTGCGAGAAGGTTTACCAATGAAACCAGGGGTTTTAGATTTGCTTTATGGACTCAGTGACTTGGGTGTGAAGATTGCATTAGCTACGGGTACGGCTCGAACTAGAGCTATCCGACGTTTGACGAATGCGGGGATTAATCAATATTTTCCTACAATTGTGACGAGTGAAGATGTGGCTGCGGGTAAACCAGCACCAGATATTTTTTTGGAAGCTAGTCGTCGCCTGAATATTAATCCTGTGCAGTGTGTGGTTTTTGAAGATTCTGTTGTGGGTGTGGAAGCGGCTTTTCAAGCGGGGATGTGTGCCATTATGGTTCCCGATATCGAAGCACCATCTGCTGAAATTAGACGTTTGGCTTATCGAGTCTTGGACTCTCTGGAACAAACAAGGGAATTATTAGCAGAACTATTTGGAGAACCCATTAAATATTAA